The genomic region ACCAGGGATTGGGCTTTAAAGCTTAAGGAGTTGAATGTTCAATACGTAGGGATAAGCATTGATTCACCAATACCCGAGATTCACGACAGGATAAGGGGCATCACCGGCGCCTGGGACCTGGCAATTAAGGGTATTAAGAACGTGATGGAGGTTGGGATACCCGTCGGTATTAGGACCACCGTTACTAAGCTGAACATTGACCATGCACCCGAGGTCGTGGAACTAGCGCATAAATTAGGCATTTCGAGGGTGGCGTTCTACCACTTAGTGCCAAGTGGCAGGGGTAGGGGCATCATTAATTTATTACCAAGCCCTGAACAGCTACTGAGGTTTTTAATGAGGCTGATCGATGTCGCCAAGAGGTACCCCGATGTAGAGGTGTTGACCGTGGATAACCCAGCCGATGGCATTGTTGCATCGCTACTAGCGAGTAGTGATGAGGGTGAGTTCATGAGTAAGTTAAGGCTTGTGGGTAGGATGGGTGCGTGCAGCGCCGGTAGGAAGGTAGTGTCCATTTACCCTAATGGCGATGTTTACCCATGCCAATTCTTCAATGATAGGCCAATGGGTAATGTCAGGAAGGAGAGGCTGACCGAGATTTGGCTTAGGCCCAGGGTAAACACTGAGCTTGTGATTAGACTTAGAGAGAGGAATTACGGCGATTCACCATGCATGAGGTGTCCATACCTTAGGTATTGCGGTGGCTGCAGGGTTAGGGCTGGGGTCCTTAA from Vulcanisaeta distributa DSM 14429 harbors:
- a CDS encoding radical SAM/SPASM domain-containing protein — encoded protein: MINITNLVVGSGTVSLSIKGHDYVKSDREFTDISRPLIFWNITYRCNLKCIHCYINAIQGLSRDELTTEEALRVVDDAHELRTPLLIISGGEPLIREDITEVMRRANEYGIKISLSTNGTLITRDWALKLKELNVQYVGISIDSPIPEIHDRIRGITGAWDLAIKGIKNVMEVGIPVGIRTTVTKLNIDHAPEVVELAHKLGISRVAFYHLVPSGRGRGIINLLPSPEQLLRFLMRLIDVAKRYPDVEVLTVDNPADGIVASLLASSDEGEFMSKLRLVGRMGACSAGRKVVSIYPNGDVYPCQFFNDRPMGNVRKERLTEIWLRPRVNTELVIRLRERNYGDSPCMRCPYLRYCGGCRVRAGVLNNDVWSMDPLCTMNSLLRLWRLGEVDLKPWQVRIMREFEESMNISLIK